CCGACGCCACCAGCCGGATACATCCCTACGATGCCGACCGGATACATTCCGACGCCTCCGCCGCCGGTCGGATCCATCGCGACACCGCCGACCAACGTTCCGTTCGCACTGCAGCAGTTTGGCCACCAACAGCCATCCGGCTTCACAGCTTTCACACCAGACTACCAACATTTCCCATACACATTCTCGTCGATCACACCACCTGCGTACAGCTGGGCCAACACCAACAGCACGCACGTCATGAAGTGTGTAACCGTCACCACAACACAGTTTGTTGTAGAGATGACCAGACGTCATCTAACTGCCGaccttatattatactattttttcgtTACAGGTTCACAGGATCAAGTAATCCACTGCCTTTGGATACTTCCACATACCATCCCAACAATTTTGGGTCTGTGCCGaaacgcaaaatcgatttggaCGCCGAGTAAGTGTTTCATAAAACTTTGCTTATACATGATCGAGGAGCCAAAACCATTTCCATTGTCTAGAACTCTCtcgctgaatatattaaatagtattatatattttatcgtgtaaAAGCAAGTTGTATACTCGTGTAAATCCTGCATATAATGtttgaaattacaaaattaaaatattttcagactTACACAGCCACCCAAAATGCGCATCACCGAAGAAAAAGTATCCGCAAGTTTACGGGACATGCATATCAGCAGTGAATTCAAGCCTCATAATTACTGCGTTAGCAGTGCCGTCAGTGAAATGGATGTGAGTATTTATTTGGGTTCTGTAATGTGAACcgttgaaaacttttttttgttttagaccGTGGAGAATCCTAGTCTTATGGAGACTACCAACATTCCTGAAACTGCCAAAACAGATTCTCAGGCTACATTAGTCATGTGTGAAGAATTGCGTAAACTTCACAAGATCGATTCCATCATACCTCAACCACTACTGACTAaagtgtatgtatataatatatattaaatataatattttatattaatttctgttatcaaaatgtatttctgTCATACTTTAGAGAAAGACCAACCAACGCAGTTGTTGTATGGAACAATAAGCCTTTAGTGGAATTAGTCCGTTCATTCTCTCAGTACCAGGAACCCAAATCGACTGTCGTGATAACCGAGATCACTGATGAAGAAGAAAACGAAATTAACAACAGAGATGTAATGTGTGTTGAAGAAAATAAGTAAGTTTAACCAATAATTAAATGCAGTAAAAGGTTTGTTATTTTACTGTCTACaccttaatttgttaaattatgtaaacTGTAAAAGTCTACCAGGTATGCATAAAAGATACTCAGACACATACTATACTAGTtcagatttttatattaaaaactcaATTACATTGTCAAAACGAACAACAGAAAACAGTTGTTAGTTTGGTGATGCACCTTTTTTCCTTTTACAATAAGTTACCATAGTAACCGTAACATAATAAAGTATTACACTAATCACAATATTACAAAGCCACTCTTagatttcaatgaaattttagTACCAAAGTTCTGAAGTAAATAGTTTGATTTGTACAGAATGtgcacaattaaaaataaattataaaaatgatttattattctaattttgttttatataaatgttatacgtataataattttaaataaaaaaatgttgcagTTGTATCGCCGTTGAAGATGTTAACATGGAGCTTTGATGGAACCTTGATCTGGGTTTGACTCACGGTAGGCGAGTTAACTTACTgccaaataaataacatttgaaaaaaaaaaacaaataattaatataatttttaaatgtattatttttaattttaaatagttgtaagaagaaaacattttttttttttttgtatgttattctgtgtgataatattaaatactgtaaaaaacatattataatgtaagatTAATTACtcattttaatatatgtacatttatatactttttttcaatactAGTTATCCTCAACAAAAATTAATGCGTGAAATGTTAAGCAGCAAGACGTGTTAGTTAACAGAATATATGCATGGCAAAGGTtaaattggtattattatttttgattctttttccttctaaatacaccacaaaaatattgttatgaagAAGAAAATAGTGGCGTATGCAAAAACCTTTTGTTCATAGTGCCCTGTTTTAAGTAccaggaaaaaaatgtttgagaaGCAATCAAATTagtaaacctttttttaaattattaatttcatgttaaaaatgatgtttttgttttatacctgTGATGGCagcattaaaatttgataaatggtTATGCACCAAATTAAGGTGACACTTAAGCACAgacaaaatcataatttatactttattgaaggtagaataatttttaaaaaataccaaactTTTGATAACAGCTTAATTATAACCTCTCAAGAcataagttaaaagtttttattatagtgaaaattaaaaacttgaagttttatctaaaaaaatttcagTTGTCAATggaacaacaaaaatatatattaatacccaTAAATAgcattacttaaaataaataatgtaataaaaaccaATAGTTAATGTTAATGGAAACAATCATTCAGTCTTTCCTCTATGAATAAACTATGAATATCatttcaaaataacaattatataaataaatataagtggaatatattaaaggtaaataaataaactctagtgtgttatatacttacaagtattttaaacttaatcaGAATTTTTTGTTAATGCTACATAAATCATGAtctagtaaataatattgtcactaatgtaaaattaaagaacatttttaaattgttaacagtagaaaagttttaatacaattatataacaatagaaaataatttttgttttcaatgaagcaacattaaaatataatgatattttttattaaattattacttagaaTTAAGTTTTAGTGTTTGACCTTGTAACACAACAATCACACAACTCGTACAAAAATCCAAACGCTATGTAACTCCAGACATAATTGTCATACGCCACTTATGTTAGTATCATGGTGAGGGGGGATTTTCTCATtacttactatttaaaatacttaataatgatGTTATTACCATCCTGGTGTGGTGTTGGCCAGTCGTCGCATTCGCCTggaatatatacaatttttagtatTAGCATTGAGTAAATATCAGATTTATttagctaaaaattaaaaatggagtAGTTATTAGGTTCTTGCCTAGTATTCCTGTCTTGATCTCTAATCTTCTTTTCCATTTCTGCGTCTGTCAAAGTCTCCAGAAATGGACTCCATTGGTCGGCATCTGATGGTGGTCTAAATGGAGTCTCAACGACTGACAGTGGGGCCTCACtaataaaataccattttataaataacatctcagattaagtaatacaatttaaaagggTTTACCTGAAAGCATAGGTACGCTGATGCCAGCTCAACTGCCCTCTGATGGAGTATGCAATGGCAGTTACAAATTCTCCGCCAAGCCCTAGTTCAGCACATAGTTTCATGGCAAACTGTTCAGGCGAATTATCTTTTTCGCCCATGTCCCATTCAACTTGATCCACTAATGATGTATTACCTACATGAATGTTTAACTGAAATACAGAAAACACTATAAACAATCCACATTTGtgttcaaaactaaaaataaatataaattatatttaccttgATAATAACTCTTTGGTCATGTTGttcatctaaaatattatcattagtaaATGCTTCAATTTGCTGACGTATAGATTGTGCAATGGCTGGTACAAATGGCAAAGGGTTTAAATCTAAGTCGTCACATAGCACTTCAGCAAACTGCTCTGGAGTTATTAAACTTTCTGAAAAAAAGagaattagtttaaattatgtgcccatcaataaaaaaaacactattttatTGGTTTACATACCATTTTTGTTCCAAGTAAATGTATCTCTCAATTTTTGTCCTTCAATTTCCATATCGAGTCTGATTGGAACCAACAATTCAGAAAAGTTAGCATTCTCGTGAATGTTTGCCGGATCAGTATCatcataactaaaattaattattattaattacttaacaTCATATTcactaatatcaaataaaatactcaCCATAATGGGAACGTCCTgacttttttttgaataattctaTTACGGTTGATGGGTGTAGCCTGAGGAACAGCGTCCAAATGTGAACTGTTTGGTAATGATGGAACCCATGGAACTGATTTTTTTCCTTTAGATTctctataattgtaaaatagatttagtcattactttttagtaatattacttAAGATATagaataaagttaattattatatagaattaattatttgaatgattataaagaatacattaaattactaaaaataattctgTTAAAGCCCTGTCAACCGTGTTATTTTTAAAGAGTTGAGTTTAGGCAATTATTTTGTTCCTTACAGTCACTGCTCGTTTTTGTGTGTGTAGTCAATAATCATTATTCTTTATAGTGTGTTTTGTGTATATTTCCAAACAATTACCCGCATGCACatgtaatttagtaattagattaaaatacttaaaaccaATTTATAGATGTGGAATAGCTATACCGCCTGACAAAAATTTAAGTACTTACAATGGtttgattaaaaaaagtaaagacGTTTGAATGCATAAACTAGATTACTTTGCATTGGTCGGAACTCTTCTTCAATTTTAGCAAATTTGTGAcaagaataaacattttaaattttatacattaataattattaaaaatatatgcacCAACCGATACAAaatccattaataataaaataaattactttaatagcaacattataataaaatatacttaggctggttcttacgacctccggttaaagttaaccgacacttaaccggcggaattctgccggtaataaaatctgttatcatccagttagcgttaaccgacactttaccggacattgtaaaaACGGCCCTTAGTAATATAGGGTGACAGACTTTTCActcatttaattttcatatacatttaatttataacactagaagtacctacatttttgtcAGTCGCTTAGGtcgttttaatgaaaaattgacAGGGTCTGCCAGGGCCAGGGCATATTTACAGGGGCGGATATGGGGACAAATCCAcccccatggctctttaaatacatgtctattattatattataattattacatcgtaatctgtaagctaaaattcttgtcattcgccccctacaaaaaatactaaatacaccaCTGGCCAGGGCCTTAAAATGCATACGCAGTACAGTCATTTCAGTGTTTAATAAAAGAGAACAGGTTTTAATTAGCTCccatgtaatttaaaaaaacctgcTCGTTTTGCACATgagtatttttcattttcataaatacaattcttatcttacataattttacattgtCTCATAGGCAAACATAGCATACTTTACTAGAAAAACCATGtggaaatctaaaaaaatatagttgttaatataataagtttttttagaggggtcaaaaaaattaaattactatacaaaatatacacaacTGCTAAAGTGTAACTAAAAAAAGTGGAACATATTAAACAACATGAGATTATTTATAGAAACCAcggttaaatttaaaactgtttattttgtttttagaacttTCATTGTCTTATTACAGTTAatacttgatataatattaactagtgATAGAATGAAAAAAGCgaggaaaaaagtatttaaagtatatttttgtttacaaatttgaaatgaaATCCATATTTATGAAACTGAAATCATCTTTACAACTACTATTAAATACTATGAAATATTTAGGAAAAACATCACATTACAATTTTTAGTAGAAATAAGTAAAAtagcatactatattataggtacatagatttttaatcttatatttaattcaaatttagattCAATACTGATACTTATTATTACCTTGTAATTAATGGTTCAGTTGATGTTACCGATACAGCTTTGTAACGTTCATCATTACCATCAATAATATCTTCAACTTCAGATGCTCTTAATAGTGACACACTAGAGGCCAGGCAATGAGCACTTAAACCtgcataaataacattaaaatatatgtaattaataaataataatgatcaatttcaccaaaatgtgtaataaaataatattgggaagtgcatgtaaatttataaaataagtgtaAAGGAATATagcaaataaaattcaatagaaCAAGTTACAGTTTATCCAGACTTGATGGGACTACTCATCCAGATTAAACggaatgatatttaaaatagctCTAAAACGAGTTTTAGGTTGCAAAGATATTTCAAATGACTTTTGTTATAatagaaatcaataaaatatcaataatgaaGGTATTAAAGATAACCATCAatgttaacataatttattttatataggttcaatagaaattgtttataatgACATTCAAGGGCCTATAGTCatcaaaattagttataataactgAATGTCATTATCaccaaaatgataaaataaattcaaaaactagattatatatttatatgagcattatattgtacaattaatgttttatatttttatcactaaatcttgacttaaataaatcaaaaataaattaaattaaataaagttgtttcattattttaaaattcaacttacattgtattttacttatataacttataataaactctgttattttagtttgtacattgtataaagattttattatgaggtaattttcttttagttactttaaactttgtttttagtatttaatattatcagttgTTTTAATACCTacgataaaagtttaatatagttattgtgGATGAAAGCATCACTGGTTACAACCaaaaataactgtaataacATCCATATAGTCATTATACAgacgtcataataatttatacaaattagtacatacaatataggaTTGCTGGGACTTAAAGTTAGGTTTCTGCTGTATCCGTGTATAAATTTATgtgaataaatacataatataaataattgactgTCTCCGATTCAAAGACTAGCAAAGACCAAAGACTCTACTCTACtgaatgtaattttgttttaattaactgttaattaataggtaaacaAGACATAtcgacaaataaatattaaaatttaagctcACAATCTCAGAAGTGTGATAAagaaaatagaacaaaatagcATTGTTCTTGGACATTATTGAACATTACATACAATACTGTTTGTACAACAGGCCTTTTCTATTATATCTAATTcttatttgatagttttttagttttaaaatgttgaaaataattcttaaatatctATAGGTAATTTGCAAGATGAGTGAATTATGATACCTAGTATCATtccgtaaaaaataattaggtacttacccaAATCAATTAAACGTTTCCTCTCATCGTTCGTAATGGTCCTGCGAAACATGCCCGGATACCGTTTGTACAAAGAACCACGGAACAGTCGCAAGTAATTGCCGACCTGAAGTACGACAAAAaacgaaattataaaaaaaacatcaaacatttgtatttttaaacggAATTACGTGGAAAATTGTTGTCTAACCTCGGATCCAATGCAGTAATATTCGCCATTTTCTTCCACTTGGAAACTGATCGGCTTGTCACCGTACGTCCTGAGTGCCATTTTCCGTCGAGCCACAGATACACGTCAGTTATAGAGAGGTTTGTGTACCAACAATTCTCGAATCAAACGAACCACATAGAGAATGCaaaagtacaaatattaatatggacAAATACGAATGATGACACAAGACAGTAGAAACAAGTGTTCGAAACTTCGAAATCGATGAGTCTCGACTATATGTctaaatagacataatatagttgAATCTCCAGTCcggtttgtttatttgtttacgATTTGTTCCGTTTGTGCGATTGATTATCACTGTTTCCGCGCCTCAGCAGTGCAGCCAGCGTGGCGACGACGTAAGTCACCGGGACGAAAACTTATCGTATCGCATTAGCCATCGCCTATCAGTCGACAGATGGCGTTACCTAATTCGCGGGGGCGCCACCACGGTtaagatattattactataataatattatttattatttataacagtgCCATAGATAGGGGGGTGGGTGGCTTTAGCCTTTATAACCGAAATATCAAATTGGAAATTGTATATTCGCCTGTCCTTGGCATGAATCTGagtcaggggcggatttacccataggccaccaaggcactggcctagggcgcaatatttttgggggcgcaattttttagttaattttaactttttagtttttcataatttcataattctatttacctaaatttattttttttattatttttttttcgtatacaacttgcatgaaactggagaatggctcacgtagtcacgtcgcagtaacgttttaatttataagttataataaccttgccgtttgagtttaatcctgcgcCCAGCGCGCGCcaccaccgctagaggttcgacatcgacactcgacgaggcagttgccggcgttgcctatgttaatgcatgggagatggtatacgggtgtgcggcgtaaacacgtacaatattgtgaatgacgcatgcgcaaaacgtcagccaaggcggtcaaatatactgcctcgggccgccgagtacattactacatagtacattgtatatagccgctctactagctaggtgggggacagctgcTCGCACAGacgcacagtgcttagtggaatgacccgcctcaccccgcacccgaaaccacaattagaatactggaattaattctggaaatcaggtgtcttgataaagtaattaataataataaatattgcgacaaaatct
This portion of the Acyrthosiphon pisum isolate AL4f chromosome A1, pea_aphid_22Mar2018_4r6ur, whole genome shotgun sequence genome encodes:
- the LOC100165311 gene encoding SWI/SNF-related matrix-associated actin-dependent regulator of chromatin subfamily B member 1-A isoform X1, yielding MALRTYGDKPISFQVEENGEYYCIGSEVGNYLRLFRGSLYKRYPGMFRRTITNDERKRLIDLGLSAHCLASSVSLLRASEVEDIIDGNDERYKAVSVTSTEPLITRESKGKKSVPWVPSLPNSSHLDAVPQATPINRNRIIQKKVRTFPLCYDDTDPANIHENANFSELLVPIRLDMEIEGQKLRDTFTWNKNESLITPEQFAEVLCDDLDLNPLPFVPAIAQSIRQQIEAFTNDNILDEQHDQRVIIKLNIHVGNTSLVDQVEWDMGEKDNSPEQFAMKLCAELGLGGEFVTAIAYSIRGQLSWHQRTYAFSEAPLSVVETPFRPPSDADQWSPFLETLTDAEMEKKIRDQDRNTRRMRRLANTTPGCKLTRLP
- the LOC100161897 gene encoding uncharacterized protein LOC100161897: MFKRAFPSSDAMATNQAAAGYIPTPPLSAGYIPTPPAGYIPTMPTGYIPTPPPPVGSIATPPTNVPFALQQFGHQQPSGFTAFTPDYQHFPYTFSSITPPAYSWANTNSTHVMKFTGSSNPLPLDTSTYHPNNFGSVPKRKIDLDAELTQPPKMRITEEKVSASLRDMHISSEFKPHNYCVSSAVSEMDTVENPSLMETTNIPETAKTDSQATLVMCEELRKLHKIDSIIPQPLLTKVERPTNAVVVWNNKPLVELVRSFSQYQEPKSTVVITEITDEEENEINNRDVMCVEENNCIAVEDVNMEL
- the LOC100165311 gene encoding SWI/SNF-related matrix-associated actin-dependent regulator of chromatin subfamily B member 1 isoform X2; this translates as MALRTYGDKPISFQVEENGEYYCIGSEVGNYLRLFRGSLYKRYPGMFRRTITNDERKRLIDLGLSAHCLASSVSLLRASEVEDIIDGNDERYKAVSVTSTEPLITRESKGKKSVPWVPSLPNSSHLDAVPQATPINRNRIIQKKVRTFPLCYDDTDPANIHENANFSELLVPIRLDMEIEGQKLRDTFTWNKNESLITPEQFAEVLCDDLDLNPLPFVPAIAQSIRQQIEAFTNDNILDEQHDQRVIIKLNIHVGNTSLVDQVEWDMGEKDNSPEQFAMKLCAELGLGGEFVTAIAYSIRGQLSWHQRTYAFSEAPLSVVETPFRPPSDADQWSPFLETLTDAEMEKKIRDQDRNTRRMRRLANTTPGW